From the Papaver somniferum cultivar HN1 chromosome 2, ASM357369v1, whole genome shotgun sequence genome, the window ACAATAGTTGGTGATGGTAGTAGCAGTATATGTTCATTGAATTCAgcttcaccaccaccaacagcatcttcttcttctatggtGGTACTGCCAATGGAAGGATTACATGAAATTGGTCCACCGCCATTTTTGACAAAAACTTATGATATGGTTGAAGATCCAGATACTAATTCAATTGTTTCATGGAGTAAAGCTCGTAATAGTTTTGTTGTTTGGGATTCTCATGATTTCTCAACTACTCTTCTTCCCAAGTACTTCAAACACAGTAATTTCTCTAGTTTCATTCGCCAACTCAACACTTATGTAAGTATCATCActgattttcttttcttattcttgGGTCATAATTCTTGTTGTTTTTGTGAATTTGGAAGTTTTTTGATCATGGGTTTCATGGATTATGCCCGAATTGCACTTTAGGTTTTTGTAGAGTGTGATTCTGGTTGTGGGTTTGTTGAATGATCATGTTTTGGTGGTTCTAAGCTGGTCATATTGgattctagggtttatgattctcTAATTTGTAGATGGAATTATATGTTGCTGCTGTTCTTGCTTGATTTTGGTGTAATGCCCCCAAAATTGCATAATTTGATGAATTTGGTGTGTGATGGTTTTAGGGTTTTCGAAAGGTTGATTCAGAGAAGTGGGAATTTGCAAATGAATGGTTTCTAGGAGGGCAGAAGCACCTACTGAAGAATATTAAGAGGAGGAGACATATTTCGAAGAACACGCAacaaggaggtggtggtggtactgATGGTTGTGTTGAGTATGCAGGAGGACTTGGCTTAGAGAGTGAAGTGGATACATTACGCAAAGAAAGAAGCTATCtaatggttgaaattctgaatCTTAGAGAAAAGCAAAAGCGTTCGCTGGACGAATTAGTGTCTATTCAAGAAAGGTTGCAGGGGACAGAAAGAAAGCAGCAACTGACAATGTCGTTTTTGGCCAAAGCTTTTAAGAATCCTGCTTTTGTCCAACAATTGATTGAAATgagtgagaagaagaaagaattgacTGGTGGAGTTGCTAAGAAGAGAAGACTGCCACCCTCTGGAAGCATCGAGAATTTTCAGAATGAACTAGTTTCGGCTGCGATGGATACTGTTGAGAACGGACCTAGTGTGGTTTTTCAAAATCAGAAGATGGATTCAAGCACATTGAATGCAAACTCCGGTGACATAGATGATAAGTATTGGAATGAATTGCTGATTGATGATTTCATGGGTGCTAACAAAGCTGAACATGTTGTTGGTGGACATTCTCCTTTGGAAATAGATGCTGAGGTTGAAGATTTTTGGTGTAAAGGTGTGCATGGCTTAGTGGAGGAAATGGCCTATCTTGGTTCGACGGCATGAAGAAAACGGATGAGCGCCAACGGGATTTTGTGAATCTACTTGAATCTCAGCGTGGGTACTTCATGAACTTGAACATGAACTTGAACTTTTTGGAACATAAGAAACTGATTGTTGGGGAGAAAATACTCGTATTTGTATATAAACTGGTTAAGTATAGGGCTCGTGGCATATATAGAGCAACGGAGGGGGTTGTTGGTTGCTAGTGAACAAGTAAACTAAAAGGGATGGACTCCTCCTGGCTCTACTGTATGTGCCTTGAGTTGTGTTGATGGGTTCTTATAGAACTAATGACAATTGCAAGATGAAACTAAGCTTATATAAAgataactctctttattgatgtttagaaaatctctcaaaactaaacacaatctctaatctctaatcttgctcatatgatcagatcaaccacaactttgatgatcatatatatatatagaactatgaattccttttcctattcCTATtatcttattacatgtctttccttttcttagaattagatgacttctaattcccttaggattacatcaatttcctaatcttgtcctaaccatcttgttagtgacttctatgttgaagtttaaccaacattctccccgttaagcttcaactttacccgtgacatatcttgtactccaatcaattgtctcatttcttcaaacttgatccgagctagtgtcttttgtcaatatatctgctttctgttCAGTTCCAGGTCTGTGTTCTATGttaatgatctccttctcgatgcattctcgtatgaaatgataccttttgtgaatgtgtttcgtcttcccataaaacactggatttttagtgagtgcaattgcagacttattatcaatcttgatgagaactttttcaggttctcttcctttgatgtcacccaacagttcttgaagccatattgattgtttagctgcttctgttgcagccataaactcagcttcacaggatgagagggctacatcgtcttgcttctgtgaacatcatgtaataggtgcttctcctagataaaatatatgaccagttgtaccttttccatcatcttggtcaatattatgacagttgtcactatacccaacaattccttttgatcctcgtcgaccatacttcaatccataactgattgttcctcttagatatctcaatatctgctttattacatcaccatgagacttgcgtggactctgcatataacggcttgctactcccacagagaaagccaagtatggtcttgtgtgtaacaagtgcatccaacatttcttctataactcgttggatcaatctcagcttcttcttgtgcctttgaaactttaagtccaaactccattggtatcttagttggattacaagtttcaagtcctgcttctttcagaattctccttgcataagcttcttgtttaatctgaatcccatatactccttgatggacttctatgccaaggtaataagtgagttttccgaagtctgacatctcaaactttgatgacatttctctcttgaactcattgatcaccttaagggagtttccagtcaaaaatagatcatctacatagactgcaatcacaagaagcattcccttttcttctcttc encodes:
- the LOC113353389 gene encoding heat stress transcription factor A-2-like, giving the protein MEGVTVKQEEDIVTIVGDGSSSICSLNSASPPPTASSSSMVVLPMEGLHEIGPPPFLTKTYDMVEDPDTNSIVSWSKARNSFVVWDSHDFSTTLLPKYFKHSNFSSFIRQLNTYGFRKVDSEKWEFANEWFLGGQKHLLKNIKRRRHISKNTQQGGGGGTDGCVEYAGGLGLESEVDTLRKERSYLMVEILNLREKQKRSLDELVSIQERLQGTERKQQLTMSFLAKAFKNPAFVQQLIEMSEKKKELTGGVAKKRRLPPSGSIENFQNELVSAAMDTVENGPSVVFQNQKMDSSTLNANSGDIDDKYWNELLIDDFMGANKAEHVVGGHSPLEIDAEVEDFWCKGVHGLVEEMAYLGSTA